One window from the genome of Pedobacter schmidteae encodes:
- a CDS encoding riboflavin synthase — MFTGIIETLGTVKNIVAEGTNLHFTIESAISNEFKIDQSVAHNGVCLTVVALNDHTHTVTAIQETLEKSNMQHLKVGSKVNVERCMQMNGRLDGHIVQGHVDQTAVCVKRAELDGSWEYRFKYDPANGNVTVEKGSVCVNGISLTVVGSETDEFSVFIIPYTFEHTNLQEVHVGDAVNIEFDIIGKYVARLVNR, encoded by the coding sequence ATGTTTACAGGTATAATTGAAACACTGGGAACAGTTAAAAATATAGTTGCAGAGGGAACTAACCTTCATTTTACGATTGAATCGGCTATTAGTAACGAATTTAAAATAGATCAGAGTGTGGCGCACAATGGCGTATGCTTAACGGTGGTAGCTTTAAATGATCATACACATACCGTTACTGCCATACAGGAAACGCTTGAGAAAAGCAATATGCAACACCTGAAAGTGGGGAGTAAAGTGAATGTGGAACGTTGTATGCAAATGAATGGCCGGTTAGATGGGCATATTGTCCAAGGGCATGTTGATCAGACAGCAGTTTGTGTGAAAAGGGCCGAGTTGGACGGCAGTTGGGAGTACCGCTTTAAATATGACCCCGCAAATGGGAATGTGACCGTTGAAAAGGGATCGGTTTGTGTAAACGGAATCAGTTTAACGGTGGTAGGATCCGAGACCGATGAATTTTCGGTTTTTATTATTCCTTATACATTTGAACATACCAATTTGCAGGAAGTACATGTTGGTGATGCCGTAAACATTGAATTTGATATCATTGGTAAGTATGTAGCACGACTGGTAAATCGTTAA
- a CDS encoding homogentisate 1,2-dioxygenase: MPIYHTLGSIPAKRHTIFRKPNGDLYAEELVSTEGFSSLYSLVYHCHPPTIVKSLGEPYSVEPKIAREKHLRHTSLIGFNIKPEDDYLKSRKPVLVNSDLHISLAAPRKSMTDYFYKNSQADEVIFIHEGNGTLKTGFGKIPFKYGDYLVIPRGTIYQLEFADEKNRLFIVESFSPIRTPKRYRNAFGQLEEHSPFCERDIRRPQDLETIDEYGDFKVLIKKQGIMYPYTYGTHPFDFVGWDGFHYPWAFSIHDFEPITGRLHQPPPVHQTFEGHNFVICSFVPRKYDYHPLSIPAPYNHSNVDSDEVLYYVDGDFMSRKSVVKGQITLHPGGIPHGPHPGTVEKSIGKESTEELAVMIDPFRPLMLTEDAVNIEDESYHKSWQE; encoded by the coding sequence ATGCCTATCTATCATACATTAGGATCTATTCCTGCAAAACGTCATACTATTTTCCGTAAACCAAACGGAGACCTGTATGCCGAAGAACTTGTGTCTACCGAGGGCTTTTCAAGTTTATATTCTCTCGTATACCATTGTCACCCCCCAACCATTGTAAAATCATTGGGAGAACCTTATTCTGTTGAACCGAAAATTGCCAGAGAAAAGCATTTAAGACATACCAGCCTCATCGGATTTAACATCAAACCGGAGGATGACTATTTAAAAAGCCGCAAGCCGGTATTGGTGAACAGCGATTTACACATCTCATTGGCCGCTCCAAGAAAATCGATGACAGATTATTTTTATAAGAATAGTCAGGCTGATGAGGTTATATTCATCCATGAAGGAAATGGCACGTTAAAAACAGGCTTTGGAAAAATCCCTTTTAAATATGGCGACTACCTGGTTATTCCCCGTGGTACCATTTATCAGCTGGAATTTGCCGACGAAAAAAACAGACTGTTTATTGTAGAGAGCTTTAGCCCCATACGTACGCCAAAAAGATACAGAAATGCCTTCGGACAACTGGAAGAACACTCTCCTTTTTGTGAAAGGGACATTAGAAGGCCGCAAGACCTGGAAACGATTGACGAATATGGCGATTTTAAGGTATTGATTAAAAAACAAGGCATTATGTACCCTTATACCTATGGCACCCATCCTTTCGATTTTGTAGGTTGGGATGGTTTCCATTACCCATGGGCATTTTCAATTCACGATTTTGAACCTATAACAGGACGCTTACATCAGCCACCTCCGGTACATCAGACTTTTGAAGGTCATAATTTTGTGATCTGCTCTTTTGTTCCTCGCAAATATGATTATCACCCGCTTTCTATTCCTGCACCTTACAACCATAGCAATGTAGATAGTGATGAAGTATTGTATTATGTGGATGGTGATTTCATGAGCCGAAAAAGTGTGGTAAAAGGACAGATTACCTTGCATCCGGGTGGTATACCTCATGGCCCTCATCCGGGAACAGTAGAAAAATCAATTGGGAAAGAGAGCACCGAAGAACTAGCTGTAATGATTGACCCTTTCCGCCCTTTGATGTTAACTGAAGATGCAGTGAATATTGAAGATGAAAGCTATCATAAAAGTTGGCAAGAGTAA
- a CDS encoding lipopolysaccharide assembly protein LapB: MKKLFLFILICICCNSASAQRTDQLDYEKLLQYYQTKQYNNAVTYLREIYKDSSDVKKLQQLAYANLMAGHYADAEKAYLQLNAQAPGNIEVLSALAGLYIRINQSERAVGLYNDVITADSSNFNAYKQLAKLSPDLQSSSTKSLLIKANRLNNSDAEVAAQLSDFYFRENQFTKAEEVLKPALETDSNNLLLLNAKIPVCMALKKYNQAIKTGKKIIATHKTPPENLLFQMAMSYRGVKDYKTATSYFQFAIKEAVSPKIASYYGLLGDSYESMNQNKEALETYKRGLLFENNGSLYYNIALLYEDKLNDKKNAISYYNQYLESIKDPEKQKRHIAYIKNKIEELKR, from the coding sequence ATGAAGAAGCTATTCCTTTTTATTTTAATCTGCATTTGTTGTAATTCGGCGTCGGCTCAGCGTACAGATCAGTTAGATTACGAGAAGCTATTACAGTATTATCAAACTAAGCAATACAACAACGCAGTAACCTACCTGCGCGAGATCTATAAAGATAGCAGCGACGTAAAAAAATTACAGCAGTTGGCCTATGCCAACCTGATGGCCGGCCATTACGCCGATGCGGAAAAAGCGTATCTCCAGTTAAATGCGCAAGCACCCGGCAATATAGAAGTCCTTTCTGCACTAGCGGGCCTCTATATTCGTATAAATCAAAGTGAGCGGGCGGTTGGATTGTATAATGACGTGATTACGGCCGACAGCAGTAACTTTAATGCATATAAACAATTAGCAAAACTTAGCCCCGATCTTCAAAGCAGTTCAACAAAATCCCTGCTCATCAAAGCCAACCGACTAAATAATAGCGATGCAGAGGTAGCAGCACAACTGAGCGATTTTTATTTCAGGGAAAACCAGTTCACTAAAGCCGAAGAAGTTCTTAAGCCTGCATTGGAAACAGATAGCAACAACCTCCTGTTGTTAAATGCCAAAATACCGGTTTGTATGGCCTTAAAAAAATACAATCAAGCTATAAAAACAGGAAAAAAAATAATAGCTACCCATAAAACACCACCAGAAAACCTCTTGTTTCAAATGGCCATGAGTTACCGCGGCGTTAAAGACTATAAAACAGCTACCTCCTATTTCCAGTTTGCCATCAAAGAAGCCGTCTCACCAAAAATAGCTTCTTATTACGGTCTGCTTGGTGATTCATACGAAAGCATGAACCAAAACAAAGAAGCCTTGGAAACCTATAAAAGGGGGCTTTTGTTCGAAAACAATGGCAGTCTGTATTACAATATCGCCTTGCTTTACGAGGACAAGCTAAACGATAAAAAAAATGCCATCAGTTATTATAACCAATATCTGGAGAGCATCAAAGATCCTGAAAAACAAAAGCGCCACATTGCTTACATCAAAAACAAAATTGAGGAATTGAAACGGTAA
- a CDS encoding flavin reductase family protein produces MLTINTSELTPAQLQNYMQYAVAPRPICFATTIDAAGNINLSPFSFFNMFSTNPPLCVFSPARRVRDNTTKHTLENVLEVKECVINIVNYAMVQQTSLASTEYAKGVNEFEKAGFTMLPSQMVKPPRVAEAPVQMECVVKEVIHLGENPGAGNLILAEVKMIHIKEEILDADGKIDQAKIDLVARLGGDWYCRVTPESLFKVAKPLTTLGIGVDALPKAVRNSKVLTGNDLGMLGNIEQIPTDVEVDAMRNHPEVKEIFDATIGDPANRERELHQLAQQWLSKGIVNDALKVVLL; encoded by the coding sequence ATGTTAACGATAAATACGTCAGAGCTGACTCCGGCGCAACTGCAAAATTATATGCAATACGCTGTTGCGCCCCGGCCTATATGTTTTGCGACTACAATAGACGCTGCGGGCAATATTAACCTTAGCCCATTTAGCTTCTTTAATATGTTCAGTACAAATCCGCCATTGTGCGTGTTTTCGCCGGCAAGGCGTGTGCGCGACAATACAACCAAACATACGCTTGAAAATGTGCTGGAGGTAAAAGAGTGCGTCATCAATATTGTGAATTACGCTATGGTACAGCAAACCAGTCTGGCCAGTACCGAATATGCCAAAGGGGTAAACGAGTTTGAAAAAGCAGGTTTTACCATGCTGCCTTCCCAAATGGTGAAGCCACCTAGAGTAGCAGAAGCACCAGTGCAGATGGAATGTGTGGTAAAAGAGGTGATTCATCTTGGAGAAAATCCGGGGGCTGGAAACCTGATCCTGGCTGAAGTAAAGATGATCCATATTAAAGAAGAAATTTTGGATGCGGATGGCAAAATTGATCAGGCAAAGATAGACCTTGTAGCCCGGCTTGGTGGCGACTGGTATTGCCGCGTGACGCCTGAAAGTTTGTTTAAAGTGGCGAAACCTTTAACTACGCTGGGAATTGGAGTAGATGCATTGCCTAAAGCTGTAAGAAATTCGAAGGTGCTTACGGGAAATGATCTGGGGATGTTGGGAAATATAGAGCAAATACCTACTGATGTGGAAGTTGATGCCATGAGGAATCATCCGGAGGTAAAAGAAATATTTGATGCTACTATAGGTGATCCCGCTAATCGGGAACGCGAGTTGCACCAATTGGCGCAGCAATGGTTGAGCAAGGGTATCGTAAATGATGCGTTAAAGGTGGTGTTGCTATAA
- a CDS encoding histidine kinase N-terminal 7TM domain-containing protein — protein sequence MDFTFNSYAITLIFCGIITLFFSYHLFGKKGEAVRLFGFMMLSNAVWSLGYGLELASNTLSLMRFFINIEYIGITTLPVNWFLFCLHLSGRESWYKKKLNLGVLLSISLITVLLVWTNEYHHLQYRSISVDHTGPFPMLILEPGIWYRCFTVFFYILLALGSYLILRTFRKADPIYKRQNYTIFFAALIPWLVNLAYLLGLRPLDNLDLTPFAFIVAIFLISVAIYRFKLFDILPVAGEKVLDLIQDGYLVLDGQHRIIDYNLAFKNYLTDEQKHNIIGTQIETLFPKQEQFLAFIQNQKSGKIEMKLKVGRNTFDLEANIMYLNENQLNNEATVIKLQDLTAAKEEARKSKLQTEELKKLNNLKDKIFSIIAHDLRGPLVNLSEVLKMVNTDMISPDEFKSLSPKLSRDILYTTDLLENILHWSRSQLKGYGINQVQFELRNMIINEVNYHLPSAAIKNIHILHDVFPGLIVYADMLMIQIVVRNILNNSIKFCNDGCEISINAVYTNRRIMLCIEDNGKGMSAEALEMLSTGASVSTRGTMNEKGTGLGLVICKDFMERNNGKMQITSELGKGTKFYLYLPVAEGD from the coding sequence ATGGATTTTACATTTAATTCGTACGCCATTACCTTAATTTTTTGCGGCATTATCACTCTTTTCTTTTCTTATCATTTATTTGGAAAAAAAGGAGAAGCAGTCCGGTTGTTTGGCTTCATGATGCTCTCCAATGCTGTATGGTCACTGGGATATGGTTTGGAATTAGCCAGTAATACCCTGAGCCTGATGCGCTTTTTTATCAACATCGAATACATCGGTATCACTACACTTCCGGTAAACTGGTTTTTATTTTGTTTACATCTGTCGGGACGGGAAAGCTGGTACAAGAAGAAGTTAAACCTGGGCGTCTTATTATCTATATCTCTAATCACCGTATTGCTGGTGTGGACAAATGAGTATCATCATTTACAATACCGTAGCATTAGTGTAGACCATACCGGTCCATTTCCTATGCTGATATTAGAGCCCGGTATTTGGTACAGGTGCTTTACGGTATTTTTTTACATACTACTGGCGTTGGGCAGTTACCTGATCCTTAGAACCTTCAGAAAAGCTGACCCCATTTACAAGCGCCAAAACTACACTATTTTTTTTGCGGCCTTAATTCCCTGGTTGGTAAATCTGGCCTACCTGCTAGGCCTGCGCCCGCTTGACAATCTGGATCTAACACCCTTTGCATTTATTGTCGCCATATTTCTAATTTCCGTTGCCATTTATCGATTCAAACTCTTTGATATACTTCCTGTTGCCGGGGAAAAAGTACTGGACCTGATTCAGGATGGCTACCTTGTTCTGGATGGTCAGCACAGAATTATCGACTACAATCTTGCCTTTAAAAACTACCTGACCGACGAACAGAAACACAACATCATAGGGACTCAGATAGAAACACTCTTTCCCAAACAAGAACAGTTTCTGGCTTTTATACAAAACCAGAAGTCGGGAAAAATAGAAATGAAGCTAAAAGTTGGCCGCAATACATTTGACCTCGAAGCCAACATCATGTACCTCAATGAGAATCAGCTAAATAACGAAGCTACAGTAATCAAACTCCAGGATTTAACAGCTGCCAAAGAAGAAGCCAGAAAGTCTAAATTACAGACAGAAGAACTTAAAAAGTTAAACAACCTGAAAGACAAGATTTTTTCTATCATCGCCCACGATTTAAGAGGCCCATTGGTCAATTTATCCGAAGTCCTGAAAATGGTCAATACCGATATGATCAGTCCCGATGAGTTCAAATCCTTATCCCCAAAACTCAGTCGCGATATCCTTTACACCACCGATCTTTTAGAAAACATTTTGCACTGGTCGCGAAGTCAGCTAAAAGGTTATGGGATCAACCAAGTGCAGTTTGAACTCAGAAATATGATCATCAATGAAGTAAATTACCACTTACCTTCTGCGGCAATCAAAAATATCCATATCCTGCATGATGTATTTCCCGGCCTCATCGTTTATGCAGATATGCTGATGATCCAAATTGTAGTGCGGAACATTTTAAACAATTCCATCAAATTCTGTAACGATGGCTGCGAAATCAGCATCAACGCCGTATATACCAATCGCCGCATTATGCTTTGTATTGAAGACAACGGCAAAGGCATGTCGGCCGAAGCATTAGAAATGCTTTCAACAGGTGCAAGTGTTTCTACCAGGGGAACCATGAATGAAAAAGGGACTGGATTAGGCCTGGTGATCTGTAAAGACTTTATGGAACGGAACAATGGAAAAATGCAAATTACCAGCGAACTGGGCAAGGGTACTAAATTTTATTTATATCTGCCCGTTGCCGAAGGCGACTAA
- the hppD gene encoding 4-hydroxyphenylpyruvate dioxygenase: MSTQTFAEKIAKAQDFLPINGTDYIEFYVGNAKQAAHYYKTAFGFQSLAYAGPETGVRDRASYVLKQGKIRLVLTTALKSESPIAEHVKLHGDGVKILALWVDDAYSAFEETTKRGGKPYMEPVTLTDEHGEVRMSGIYTYGETVHMFIERKNYNGAFLPGYVDWKSEYAPSETGLLYIDHCVGNVGWNRMNETVKWYEEVMGFVNILSFDDKQINTEYSALMSKVMSNGNGFSKFPINEPAEGKKKSQIEEYLEFYEGEGVQHIAVATKDILTTVKELKARGVEFLSAPPEAYYNMMPDRVGAIDEEIAQLKELGILVDCDEEGYLLQIFTKPVEDRPTLFFEIIQRKGAQSFGAGNFKALFESLEREQELRGNL, from the coding sequence ATGTCAACACAAACATTTGCAGAAAAAATTGCCAAAGCGCAGGATTTTCTTCCAATAAATGGAACAGATTATATAGAGTTTTATGTAGGCAATGCCAAACAGGCCGCACACTATTATAAAACTGCATTTGGTTTTCAATCCTTAGCTTATGCAGGGCCGGAAACCGGTGTGCGCGACCGTGCCTCCTACGTATTGAAGCAGGGAAAAATCAGGCTGGTATTAACTACAGCATTAAAATCGGAAAGCCCGATTGCCGAGCATGTAAAACTACATGGTGATGGAGTAAAAATCCTGGCACTTTGGGTAGATGATGCTTATAGTGCTTTCGAAGAAACCACCAAACGTGGTGGTAAGCCATACATGGAACCAGTTACACTTACCGATGAGCATGGTGAGGTTCGTATGTCGGGTATTTATACCTATGGCGAGACCGTACATATGTTTATCGAAAGAAAAAACTACAATGGGGCTTTCTTGCCAGGATATGTGGACTGGAAAAGCGAATATGCGCCATCAGAAACCGGATTATTGTACATCGACCATTGTGTGGGCAACGTAGGTTGGAACAGAATGAACGAAACTGTAAAATGGTATGAAGAAGTAATGGGATTTGTAAATATCCTTTCTTTTGATGACAAGCAGATCAATACCGAATACTCGGCTCTGATGAGTAAGGTAATGAGCAATGGCAATGGTTTCTCTAAATTCCCGATCAACGAACCTGCTGAAGGGAAAAAGAAATCGCAGATTGAAGAATATTTAGAATTTTACGAAGGCGAAGGGGTGCAACACATTGCTGTAGCTACAAAAGACATTTTGACTACAGTAAAGGAATTAAAAGCTCGAGGGGTTGAGTTTTTAAGTGCACCCCCTGAAGCCTACTACAATATGATGCCCGATCGCGTAGGGGCAATTGATGAAGAAATTGCACAACTTAAGGAATTGGGCATATTGGTAGACTGCGACGAAGAAGGTTATTTGTTGCAAATTTTCACCAAACCGGTAGAAGACCGTCCAACTTTATTCTTTGAGATCATTCAGCGTAAAGGCGCCCAATCTTTTGGTGCCGGTAATTTTAAAGCCTTATTTGAGTCTTTAGAGCGCGAACAGGAACTAAGAGGGAATTTATAA
- a CDS encoding anaerobic C4-dicarboxylate transporter family protein has translation MIWIQLVILISLILVGARMKGIGLGVMGAVGLLIFALGFGLKPTTPPIDVMLIILSVVTAAAALQAAGGMDYMVSIAEKILRKNPNHITWLGPLVTYSFTLVAGTAHIIYSLLPIIAEVATKKRVRPERPLSISVIAAHMAITASPISAATVALTALLAPKGYELTHILIVAIPATIIGVLAGAFVASRQGKDLMKDPEFLERLKDPEFVKLLDGDPADHKAEKVFSIEAKRSVYVFLLAVLSVVLFAAIPSLRPSFPVEGKMQPIRMVEMIELLMLTAAAAIVFVSKIPAPKVSQTTIFRSGGEAVVCIFGVAWMSDTYLQAHMPFFETHMSAFVTEHPWTFAIALFVMSILLFSQAATVRALMPLGIGLGIPAPALIAMFPAVNGDFVIPSYPTLVAAMGFDRTGTTKIGRFLVNHSFTPPGLTTVTVTIAVGFLIAAILL, from the coding sequence ATGATCTGGATTCAGCTGGTAATTTTAATTTCGCTTATATTGGTGGGGGCACGTATGAAGGGCATAGGTTTAGGGGTGATGGGAGCGGTAGGCCTATTGATATTTGCTTTGGGCTTTGGTTTAAAGCCAACTACGCCACCTATAGATGTGATGCTGATTATCCTGTCGGTAGTAACGGCAGCTGCGGCCTTACAGGCTGCAGGAGGAATGGACTATATGGTTAGTATTGCCGAGAAGATTTTGCGTAAAAATCCGAATCATATTACCTGGCTTGGCCCGCTGGTTACGTATTCTTTTACCCTAGTAGCCGGTACCGCACATATTATTTATTCGTTGCTGCCTATTATTGCCGAGGTGGCTACAAAGAAAAGAGTAAGGCCCGAACGTCCGCTTAGCATTTCGGTTATTGCTGCGCACATGGCCATTACGGCAAGCCCCATTTCGGCAGCCACGGTAGCTTTGACGGCCTTATTGGCCCCTAAAGGCTACGAGTTAACCCATATTCTTATTGTGGCCATTCCGGCAACCATCATCGGTGTACTTGCAGGGGCTTTTGTGGCCAGCAGGCAAGGTAAAGACCTAATGAAAGATCCGGAATTTCTGGAACGGTTGAAAGATCCGGAGTTTGTGAAGTTGCTGGATGGTGATCCGGCAGACCATAAAGCGGAGAAAGTTTTTTCTATCGAGGCGAAAAGATCAGTATACGTTTTTTTACTGGCTGTATTGAGTGTTGTGCTGTTTGCGGCTATTCCTTCACTTCGTCCTTCTTTTCCGGTAGAGGGTAAAATGCAGCCGATCCGTATGGTAGAGATGATTGAGTTGCTGATGCTGACCGCTGCGGCCGCTATTGTTTTTGTATCTAAAATTCCTGCACCTAAAGTATCTCAGACCACCATATTCAGGTCTGGGGGCGAAGCTGTAGTGTGTATATTTGGTGTGGCTTGGATGAGTGATACCTATTTGCAGGCGCATATGCCATTCTTTGAAACACATATGAGTGCATTTGTCACAGAGCATCCATGGACGTTTGCAATTGCCCTGTTTGTGATGTCTATCTTATTGTTTAGCCAGGCGGCAACCGTACGTGCGCTGATGCCTTTGGGCATTGGTTTGGGGATTCCGGCACCGGCACTTATTGCTATGTTCCCTGCCGTTAACGGCGATTTTGTTATCCCTAGTTATCCTACATTAGTTGCTGCAATGGGCTTTGACCGGACCGGAACCACTAAAATTGGAAGGTTTCTGGTGAATCATTCTTTTACACCTCCGGGTTTGACAACTGTAACTGTTACCATTGCCGTTGGTTTCCTGATTGCCGCAATTCTGCTTTAA
- a CDS encoding YihY/virulence factor BrkB family protein has translation MEINLINSIKIFFIRFRAAFKLFQKNDPLRLAGATAFFANFALPPILLILIRLFGFFIDRKILATRLFERLGNILDDDSTGQIRQTLRNIRGIDHQWYATLISFVFFLFVATTLFNVIKNSMDQIWSIGKKEHVGFMFTMKLRVRSMVIILLAGILFLVGFLTDSIQAFISVYINTAAPTFGKFFLSLLNQLLFVVIVMAWFTVLFRFLTNGRPTWKTALQGGLLTAILFTVGKYILRILLPLSGIGDVYGASGSIVLIMLFVFYSSFIFYFGACYVKVLSDDKATPIRPIKGTFHYEIKEVIKN, from the coding sequence ATGGAAATCAACTTAATCAATAGCATCAAGATTTTTTTTATCCGGTTTCGCGCTGCATTTAAATTGTTCCAGAAAAATGACCCACTCCGTTTAGCTGGAGCCACTGCATTCTTTGCCAATTTTGCGCTTCCTCCTATCCTTTTAATACTGATCAGGTTATTTGGCTTTTTTATCGATCGTAAAATTCTGGCTACCCGGTTGTTTGAACGACTGGGCAATATTCTTGATGACGACAGTACCGGACAAATCCGGCAAACACTCAGAAACATAAGAGGGATCGACCATCAATGGTATGCCACCCTTATTAGTTTTGTATTTTTCCTGTTTGTAGCTACCACCCTTTTCAACGTCATTAAAAACTCCATGGATCAGATCTGGTCCATCGGTAAAAAAGAACATGTAGGCTTCATGTTTACCATGAAGCTAAGGGTAAGGTCTATGGTTATTATCTTGCTGGCAGGCATATTGTTCCTGGTGGGCTTCTTAACCGATAGCATACAGGCATTTATCAGCGTTTATATCAACACCGCAGCACCTACTTTTGGCAAGTTCTTTTTGTCGCTGCTCAACCAATTGTTATTCGTAGTTATTGTGATGGCCTGGTTTACCGTCCTGTTTCGTTTTTTGACCAATGGCCGGCCCACCTGGAAAACGGCCTTACAAGGAGGTCTGCTTACTGCAATACTATTCACCGTAGGCAAATACATCCTCCGGATACTGCTTCCATTAAGCGGCATAGGTGATGTATATGGTGCTTCCGGATCCATCGTACTGATCATGCTCTTTGTATTTTATTCCTCCTTTATATTTTACTTCGGTGCTTGTTACGTAAAAGTCCTGAGCGACGACAAAGCGACGCCTATACGTCCTATAAAAGGTACGTTTCACTATGAAATAAAAGAAGTAATTAAAAACTAG
- a CDS encoding fumarylacetoacetate hydrolase family protein → MKLVSYKTEDREHLGVFVDGHIYNLNSCDKQLPDEMGAFLQGGEVLMERAKKIDAQIKAGELQPKQEAFYELLAPVPHPTSCRDGYAFRQHVAAARRNRKVDMIAEFDQYPIFYFTNHNAIQGPGEIECMPDHFQKLDFELEVAVVIGKKGRNITAAEADDYIAGYMVMNDMSARTLQMEEMLLNLGPAKGKDFSTVIGPWLVTPDELEAYKTSAKPGHTGNVYDLKMTCTVNGVQVSAGSTADMDWTFAEIIERCAYGVDVLPGDVIGSGTVGTGCFLELNGTGLLNDPDFKPQWLQDGDVVEMEITGLGHLSNTIRKVDTDFSILALKK, encoded by the coding sequence ATGAAGCTGGTATCCTATAAAACAGAAGACAGAGAGCACCTTGGTGTTTTTGTAGATGGACATATTTATAACCTGAATTCCTGTGATAAACAATTGCCTGATGAGATGGGTGCTTTTTTACAAGGTGGAGAAGTATTGATGGAGCGTGCAAAAAAAATAGATGCACAGATTAAGGCTGGCGAATTGCAACCTAAGCAGGAAGCATTTTATGAATTGCTGGCCCCGGTACCGCATCCGACCTCATGTCGTGATGGTTATGCTTTCCGTCAGCATGTTGCTGCAGCGCGTAGAAACAGGAAAGTTGACATGATTGCAGAGTTTGATCAATATCCTATATTCTACTTTACAAATCATAATGCTATTCAGGGACCAGGAGAAATTGAATGCATGCCCGACCATTTTCAAAAGCTTGATTTTGAATTGGAGGTGGCTGTAGTAATTGGCAAAAAAGGCCGCAACATAACTGCCGCCGAAGCTGACGACTATATTGCCGGGTATATGGTGATGAATGATATGAGTGCCAGGACACTTCAAATGGAGGAGATGCTGCTTAATCTTGGTCCGGCAAAAGGAAAAGATTTCTCGACCGTTATTGGGCCGTGGTTAGTTACGCCGGATGAACTGGAAGCTTATAAAACCAGCGCGAAGCCGGGACATACAGGTAATGTGTACGATTTAAAGATGACTTGTACCGTAAATGGTGTTCAGGTATCAGCAGGAAGTACAGCTGATATGGACTGGACATTTGCCGAGATTATTGAGCGTTGCGCCTATGGTGTTGATGTGTTGCCTGGTGATGTGATTGGTTCAGGTACAGTAGGTACAGGTTGTTTCCTGGAACTGAATGGAACAGGTTTATTAAATGACCCTGATTTTAAACCTCAGTGGTTGCAGGATGGTGATGTGGTAGAAATGGAAATTACAGGACTAGGTCATTTGAGTAATACTATTCGTAAAGTAGATACTGACTTTTCTATTCTGGCACTAAAAAAATAG
- a CDS encoding porin family protein: MKKIILSALFVSLNLAAFSQVLPSFQFGLKGGANLSKLSTSNTFNSDNRAGYYAGLWARIGAAGIHLQPELYLSGKNTTLKASNGEENKVNFTSLDVPILVGTKIGAAGVGIRLNTGPVVSFVLNKEQSFGDAAKEAFKGNFKGQSFAWQFGAGLDIGKLGVDLRYEAGLSKIGKDGYDDTKLKLFTLGLAYRLF, translated from the coding sequence ATGAAAAAAATCATTTTATCCGCATTATTTGTTTCGCTTAATCTGGCTGCTTTTAGTCAGGTGTTACCAAGCTTTCAGTTTGGCCTTAAAGGGGGGGCAAATCTTTCTAAATTAAGCACATCAAATACCTTTAATAGTGACAATAGAGCAGGCTACTATGCTGGTTTATGGGCGCGTATTGGTGCCGCAGGCATTCATCTGCAGCCAGAGCTGTATCTGAGTGGAAAAAATACCACTTTAAAAGCCAGTAATGGTGAAGAGAACAAAGTGAATTTTACAAGTCTGGATGTGCCGATACTGGTGGGAACAAAAATAGGTGCTGCCGGCGTGGGCATACGTTTAAATACAGGTCCTGTGGTTTCATTTGTTTTAAATAAAGAACAGTCGTTTGGAGATGCTGCTAAAGAAGCGTTTAAGGGTAATTTTAAAGGACAGAGCTTTGCATGGCAGTTTGGTGCAGGTTTGGATATCGGTAAACTAGGGGTTGATTTAAGGTACGAAGCCGGACTTTCTAAAATTGGAAAAGATGGCTATGATGATACCAAATTGAAGCTTTTTACCTTAGGTCTCGCCTATCGTTTGTTCTAA